In one window of Synechococcus sp. M16CYN DNA:
- the ftsH gene encoding ATP-dependent zinc metalloprotease FtsH: protein MNQRWRLVALWLLPISVVLLIGWQVVSNGGIGVMGTNNGGQITAPRNTAVARMSYGRFLDYVEAGRVTAVDIYDGGRSAVVEAIDSDLDNRVQRLRVDLPGLAPELINTLKKEGISFDIHPPRSAPPALGLLGNLLFPLLLIGSLIFLARRNSNMPGGPGQAMQFGKSKALFMMKAETGVKFDDVAGVSEAKQELQEVVTFLKQPERFTSVGAQIPRGLLLIGPPGTGKTLLAKAIAGEAGVPFFSLSGSEFVEMFVGVGASRVRDLFKKAKENSPCLIFIDEIDAVGRQRGAGIGGGNDEREQTLNQLLTEMDGFEGNSGIIIIAATNRPDVLDSALMRPGRFDRQVTVDAPDIKGRLSILTVHSRNKKLDSELSLESIARRTPGFTGADLANLMNEAAILTARRRKDAIGLSEVDDAVDRIIAGMEGLPLTDGRSKRLIAYHEVGHALVGTLVKDHDPVQKVTLVPRGQARGLTWFSPDEEQTLVTRSQLKARIMGALGGRAAEDVVFGHQEVTTGAGGDIQQVASMARNMVTRLGMSDLGPIALEGGGQEVFLGRDLMSRNEISESISQQIDVQVRSMVKCYYDETIALIAANREAMDQLVEILIEKETMSGDEFKLVVSEFVDIPEKERTILNA from the coding sequence ATGAACCAGCGCTGGCGCCTTGTTGCTCTCTGGCTTTTGCCGATCAGCGTTGTGTTACTGATTGGTTGGCAAGTCGTAAGCAATGGTGGGATCGGCGTAATGGGCACCAATAACGGCGGTCAAATCACTGCTCCTCGCAACACAGCGGTTGCACGGATGAGCTACGGTCGTTTTCTTGATTATGTCGAAGCCGGACGCGTGACGGCAGTAGACATCTACGACGGCGGCCGCAGTGCTGTTGTAGAAGCTATCGATTCAGATTTAGACAACCGCGTTCAACGTTTACGCGTTGACCTGCCTGGCTTAGCCCCAGAGTTAATTAACACACTCAAAAAAGAGGGGATTAGCTTTGATATACATCCCCCGCGGAGCGCTCCACCGGCACTTGGTTTGTTGGGCAATCTTCTTTTCCCTTTGCTGCTGATCGGTTCGTTGATTTTTCTGGCTCGTCGCAATAGCAACATGCCCGGCGGTCCTGGCCAGGCCATGCAATTCGGTAAGAGCAAGGCTCTTTTTATGATGAAAGCCGAAACAGGAGTAAAATTTGACGACGTTGCTGGTGTTTCTGAGGCAAAGCAGGAACTTCAAGAAGTCGTTACGTTTCTGAAACAACCAGAGCGTTTCACCTCTGTTGGAGCTCAAATTCCGCGCGGTTTGCTGCTTATTGGACCACCTGGAACAGGTAAGACGCTTTTGGCAAAGGCCATTGCTGGTGAGGCCGGTGTTCCCTTTTTCTCACTCTCCGGATCTGAATTCGTTGAGATGTTTGTGGGAGTCGGTGCAAGTCGCGTTCGTGATTTATTCAAAAAAGCGAAGGAAAATAGTCCTTGTTTGATTTTTATTGACGAGATCGATGCTGTTGGCCGTCAGCGGGGAGCTGGTATCGGCGGTGGTAACGACGAACGGGAACAAACTCTCAATCAGTTACTCACGGAGATGGATGGTTTTGAGGGGAATAGCGGAATCATAATTATTGCGGCTACTAACCGTCCCGATGTTCTCGACTCAGCCTTAATGCGCCCGGGGCGCTTTGATCGTCAGGTTACAGTCGACGCTCCCGACATCAAAGGCCGCCTCTCCATTCTAACTGTTCATAGTCGTAACAAGAAGCTTGATAGTGAACTATCCCTGGAAAGTATTGCTCGTCGAACTCCTGGGTTTACGGGTGCTGATCTTGCGAATCTGATGAATGAGGCAGCAATCTTAACAGCTCGCCGTCGTAAGGATGCGATCGGATTAAGTGAAGTCGATGATGCTGTTGATCGAATTATCGCCGGTATGGAGGGACTTCCCCTCACCGACGGCCGCAGTAAGAGATTGATTGCCTACCACGAAGTTGGCCATGCTCTCGTTGGTACTTTAGTGAAAGATCATGATCCTGTCCAAAAAGTTACTCTTGTTCCTCGTGGACAGGCTCGAGGTCTGACTTGGTTTTCTCCCGACGAAGAACAAACCTTGGTCACCCGTTCACAACTTAAAGCTCGAATAATGGGTGCACTGGGCGGTCGAGCAGCTGAAGATGTTGTATTCGGTCATCAGGAAGTCACGACCGGTGCTGGTGGTGACATTCAACAAGTCGCCTCAATGGCTCGAAACATGGTGACTCGTCTCGGGATGAGTGACTTAGGCCCCATTGCTCTTGAAGGTGGTGGTCAAGAAGTTTTCCTTGGTAGAGATTTGATGTCCCGGAATGAAATATCCGAATCAATTTCTCAACAAATTGATGTTCAAGTCCGCAGCATGGTAAAGTGTTATTACGATGAAACTATTGCTCTAATAGCAGCTAATCGCGAAGCAATGGATCAACTAGTAGAAATCTTAATTGAGAAAGAAACAATGAGTGGCGATGAATTTAAATTGGTTGTTTCTGAATTTGTTGATATTCCTGAAAAGGAACGTACTATCCTTAATGCTTAG